The Streptomyces sp. Mut1 genome window below encodes:
- a CDS encoding SWIM zinc finger family protein, translating to MLLTDGGEPLGAAAPAARWTVEQVLALAPDDASRKAGNKLGASASWSDTGLDGTGAVWGLCKGSGSKPYRTVVDTTGPAYRCSCPSRKFPCKHALGLLLLRAADGTAVPAGSPPDWAEEWLAGRRDRAEAKARPAAGGDGPADPVAARKRAERRAERIGGGARELEQRLTDLLRGGLASVEQAGYGLWEETAARMVDAQAPGLAGRVRELGSVAASGPGWPVRLLEECALLHLLDTAWLGLDRLPQPLAATVRTRVGLPAPAEGPPVRDRWLVLAQYDTPEGKIVTRRIWLYGGESGRTALLLSFGAAGRSPGHALPVGVTIDAELTPHPGSGRLRAELGERFGVPEPAGTPPPGVPVGEAITAYGRALGDDPWLESWPVTLRDVIPVPGVDGWQLVDAQGREALPVTAAALSRPALWKLVAVSGGGPLTVFGECGHRGFDPLAAWPAVAPRAGLAGVETVPLI from the coding sequence ATGCTGCTGACTGACGGGGGAGAACCCTTGGGCGCCGCTGCTCCGGCGGCGCGCTGGACGGTGGAGCAGGTATTGGCCCTGGCTCCTGACGACGCCTCACGCAAGGCGGGGAACAAGCTCGGTGCGTCCGCGTCCTGGTCGGACACCGGGCTGGACGGCACGGGTGCGGTGTGGGGGCTGTGCAAGGGGAGCGGCAGCAAGCCGTACCGGACGGTGGTCGACACCACCGGCCCCGCGTACCGCTGTAGTTGCCCCAGCCGGAAGTTCCCCTGCAAACACGCGCTGGGTCTGTTGCTGCTGCGCGCGGCCGACGGCACGGCTGTGCCCGCCGGGTCACCGCCGGACTGGGCCGAGGAGTGGCTGGCCGGCCGCCGCGACCGCGCGGAGGCGAAGGCGCGGCCCGCCGCCGGGGGTGACGGGCCGGCCGACCCGGTGGCCGCGCGCAAGCGCGCGGAGAGGCGCGCGGAGCGGATAGGGGGCGGTGCGCGGGAGCTGGAGCAGCGGCTGACCGACCTGCTGCGCGGGGGGCTCGCGTCGGTCGAGCAGGCGGGGTACGGGCTGTGGGAGGAGACGGCGGCCCGCATGGTCGACGCCCAGGCGCCGGGTCTCGCGGGCCGGGTGCGGGAGCTGGGGTCGGTCGCGGCGTCGGGCCCCGGCTGGCCGGTGCGGCTGCTGGAGGAGTGCGCGCTGCTCCATCTGCTGGACACGGCCTGGCTGGGCCTCGACCGCCTGCCGCAGCCGCTGGCGGCCACGGTCCGCACCCGCGTGGGCCTGCCGGCCCCGGCGGAGGGGCCGCCGGTCCGCGACCGCTGGCTGGTCCTCGCCCAGTACGACACCCCCGAGGGCAAGATCGTCACCCGCCGCATCTGGCTGTACGGCGGGGAGTCGGGCCGCACGGCGCTGCTCCTGTCCTTCGGGGCGGCCGGGCGCTCCCCGGGGCACGCCCTGCCCGTGGGGGTGACGATCGACGCCGAGCTGACGCCCCATCCGGGGTCCGGCCGGCTGCGGGCCGAGCTGGGCGAGCGGTTCGGTGTGCCCGAGCCGGCCGGTACGCCCCCGCCGGGGGTGCCGGTCGGCGAGGCGATCACCGCGTACGGGCGGGCGCTGGGCGACGATCCGTGGCTGGAGTCCTGGCCGGTGACATTGCGCGACGTCATACCCGTGCCGGGCGTGGACGGCTGGCAGCTGGTGGACGCGCAGGGCCGTGAGGCGCTGCCCGTCACCGCCGCCGCGCTGTCCCGGCCGGCGCTCTGGAAGCTCGTCGCGGTCTCGGGCGGCGGGCCTCTCACCGTCTTCGGCGAGTGCGGCCACCGCGGCTTCGACCCGCTCGCCGCCTGGCCCGCGGTGGCCCCGCGGGCGGGGCTCGCCGGCGTCGAGACCGTACCGCTCATCTGA
- a CDS encoding ATP-binding protein, with protein sequence MTVPENTEATAGEVLRPHAEDAFADELKALAAADDRPRPERWRLSPWAVATYLLGGTLPDGTVITPKYVGPRRLVEVAVTTLATDRALLLLGVPGTAKTWVSEHLAAAVSGDSTLLVQGTAGTPEEAVRYGWNYAQLLAHGPSRDALVPSPLMRAMSLGMTARIEELTRIPADVQDSLITILSEKTLPLPELGQEVQAVRGFNVIATANDRDRGVNELSSALRRRFNTVVLPLPATPEAEVDIVSRRVDQVGRSLDLPPAPDGLAEIRRVVTVFRELRDGVTSDGRTKLKSPSGTLSTAEAISVVTNGLALAAHFGDGVLRPGDVAAGILGAVVRDPAADRVVWQEYLETVVRERDGWKDFYRACREASV encoded by the coding sequence ATGACCGTGCCCGAAAACACCGAGGCCACCGCCGGCGAGGTCCTGCGCCCGCATGCCGAGGACGCCTTCGCCGACGAGCTGAAGGCGCTCGCCGCCGCCGACGACCGCCCGCGCCCCGAGCGCTGGCGCCTGTCGCCCTGGGCCGTGGCCACGTATCTGCTCGGCGGCACCCTGCCCGACGGCACCGTCATCACACCCAAGTACGTGGGCCCGCGCCGCCTCGTCGAGGTCGCCGTCACCACGCTCGCCACCGACCGGGCACTACTGCTCCTCGGCGTCCCCGGCACCGCCAAGACCTGGGTCTCCGAACACCTGGCGGCCGCCGTCAGCGGCGACTCGACGCTGCTCGTCCAGGGCACGGCGGGCACCCCGGAGGAAGCCGTCCGCTACGGGTGGAACTACGCCCAGCTGCTCGCGCACGGCCCCAGCCGCGACGCGCTGGTGCCCAGCCCGCTGATGCGCGCCATGTCCCTGGGCATGACCGCCCGCATCGAGGAACTGACCCGTATCCCCGCCGATGTGCAGGACTCGCTGATCACGATCCTGTCGGAGAAGACGCTGCCCCTGCCCGAACTGGGCCAGGAGGTCCAGGCGGTGCGCGGGTTCAACGTCATCGCGACGGCCAACGACCGCGACCGGGGCGTCAACGAGCTGTCCAGCGCCCTGCGGCGCCGGTTCAACACGGTGGTGCTGCCGCTGCCGGCCACCCCGGAGGCAGAGGTTGACATCGTGTCCCGGCGCGTCGACCAGGTCGGGCGCTCGCTCGACCTGCCGCCCGCGCCCGACGGCCTCGCGGAGATCCGCCGCGTCGTCACGGTCTTCCGTGAACTGCGCGACGGCGTCACCAGCGACGGCCGCACCAAACTCAAGTCTCCCTCGGGGACGCTGTCCACGGCCGAGGCCATCTCCGTCGTCACCAACGGACTCGCTCTCGCCGCCCACTTCGGGGACGGCGTGCTGCGTCCGGGCGATGTCGCGGCCGGCATCCTCGGCGCGGTCGTCCGCGACCCGGCGGCCGACCGGGTGGTCTGGCAGGAGTACCTGGAGACCGTGGTGCGGGAGCGGGACGGCTGGAAGGACTTCTACCGGGCCTGCCGGGAGGCGTCCGTATGA